In Arthrobacter sp. PAMC25284, a single genomic region encodes these proteins:
- a CDS encoding DUF3817 domain-containing protein, which produces MKRPSTPALIRTFRVLAIAEGFSWAALLVGMFLKWVAGTTELGVQIAGPIHGALFIGYGLSALALWGALRWPFRVAVAAGFSAVLPFATVWFERWAGRRGYLDPADRHEGTQQVTAGVEAQV; this is translated from the coding sequence ATGAAACGCCCGTCCACGCCCGCACTGATCCGTACTTTCCGTGTGCTGGCGATCGCCGAAGGCTTCAGTTGGGCGGCATTGCTGGTCGGGATGTTCCTGAAATGGGTGGCCGGGACCACTGAGCTGGGAGTGCAGATCGCAGGCCCCATCCACGGCGCGTTGTTCATCGGCTACGGGCTCTCGGCACTGGCTCTCTGGGGTGCCCTCCGTTGGCCGTTCCGGGTAGCTGTTGCCGCCGGGTTCTCCGCCGTGCTTCCCTTCGCCACAGTCTGGTTTGAACGCTGGGCCGGCCGCCGCGGCTATCTTGATCCCGCGGACCGCCACGAGGGCACGCAGCAGGTGACAGCGGGCGTGGAGGCGCAGGTCTGA
- a CDS encoding DUF4191 domain-containing protein — translation MANSSDSSISTPDSDAPKRGLFSRKPKAAKIKKPSRLKQIGEVFKMTRRHDPMVQWVMLLAFLGVVAASLLVGFLLDNWITGLIIGITLGVLAATLILSRRAERAAFAQIENQPGASGAALGTLKRGWITEDQPVAVNPRTQDAIFRAIGRPGVVLVTEGPSARVKPLVDAERKRLARILPNVTIHVIESGRGDGQVPISQIAKKMNKLKNELTKIEVGAVSKRISSLGSRLPIPKGIDPFKARPNRGR, via the coding sequence ATGGCGAACTCCTCTGACTCCAGCATCTCCACACCGGACTCCGACGCTCCCAAGCGCGGCCTCTTCTCCCGCAAGCCCAAGGCAGCAAAGATCAAGAAGCCGAGCCGGTTGAAGCAGATCGGCGAGGTTTTCAAGATGACCCGCCGGCATGACCCCATGGTCCAGTGGGTCATGTTGCTGGCCTTCCTGGGCGTTGTCGCCGCCAGCCTCCTCGTGGGTTTCCTGTTGGACAACTGGATCACCGGCCTGATCATTGGCATCACGCTCGGTGTCCTGGCCGCGACCCTTATTCTGTCCCGGCGCGCTGAACGCGCCGCCTTCGCGCAGATCGAGAACCAACCCGGCGCGTCCGGTGCTGCACTGGGAACGCTCAAGCGCGGGTGGATCACAGAAGACCAGCCCGTGGCCGTGAACCCGCGGACCCAGGACGCGATTTTCCGCGCCATCGGCCGTCCCGGCGTCGTACTGGTCACCGAGGGTCCCAGCGCCCGGGTCAAACCGCTCGTTGACGCTGAACGCAAGCGGCTCGCCCGGATCCTGCCCAACGTCACCATCCACGTTATCGAGAGCGGCCGCGGCGACGGCCAGGTGCCGATCAGCCAGATCGCAAAGAAGATGAACAAGCTTAAGAATGAGCTGACCAAGATCGAGGTCGGCGCCGTGTCCAAGCGGATTTCCTCTTTGGGCAGCCGCTTGCCCATTCCCAAGGGCATTGATCCTTTCAAGGCCCGTCCAAACCGCGGACGTTAG
- a CDS encoding GNAT family N-acetyltransferase, with amino-acid sequence MDALRTKRLGPGDREAARAVFAVMAQAFAEEARPLPDDYVDALLQSDAFWVLAAFADKSIIGGLTAHTLPLTRSPSAELFIYDLAVHQDHRRRGVGRRLILDVRDAARAANLGDVVLAADQEDTYALEFYRAQGGAAALATIFTFTPE; translated from the coding sequence ATGGATGCCCTTCGCACCAAGCGCCTGGGTCCCGGCGACCGTGAGGCGGCTCGCGCCGTGTTCGCGGTGATGGCGCAGGCGTTTGCAGAAGAAGCCAGGCCCCTTCCTGACGACTATGTTGACGCGCTGCTGCAAAGCGATGCGTTCTGGGTCCTCGCGGCGTTCGCCGATAAGAGCATCATTGGCGGCCTCACAGCCCACACGCTGCCGCTGACCCGCTCGCCGTCCGCAGAACTGTTCATCTATGACCTTGCCGTCCATCAGGACCATCGTCGCCGGGGCGTGGGCCGCAGGCTGATTCTGGATGTGCGCGACGCCGCCCGTGCGGCCAACCTGGGCGATGTCGTTCTCGCCGCGGACCAGGAGGACACATATGCGCTCGAGTTTTATCGCGCCCAGGGTGGCGCAGCAGCCCTGGCGACCATTTTCACCTTTACGCCCGAGTGA
- a CDS encoding RDD family protein: protein MVDRKDIGSWLSGPDTSGLSKYPGERLGLPESGPGSMARAGRRILAICIDWGFALLISNFAFGGNSWATLGVFAVEQILLIGTLGYSIGHRIAGIHVVSLRGGSAGPLAALVRSLLLCLVIPAVIFDPDQRGLHDKALNTILVRM, encoded by the coding sequence GTGGTTGATCGTAAAGATATAGGCTCATGGCTCAGCGGACCGGACACGTCCGGCCTCTCGAAGTATCCGGGGGAGCGGCTGGGACTGCCGGAATCGGGGCCGGGCTCGATGGCCCGTGCGGGGCGCAGGATTCTTGCGATCTGCATCGATTGGGGCTTTGCATTGCTCATCAGCAACTTCGCGTTCGGTGGAAATTCGTGGGCCACCCTTGGCGTGTTCGCCGTCGAACAGATCCTCTTGATCGGCACGCTGGGCTACAGTATCGGCCACCGGATCGCCGGGATCCATGTCGTGAGCCTGCGCGGCGGTTCCGCTGGTCCGCTGGCTGCCCTGGTACGGAGCCTGCTGCTGTGCCTTGTCATTCCGGCGGTCATTTTTGATCCTGACCAGCGTGGCCTCCACGACAAAGCGTTGAACACCATCCTCGTCCGAATGTAG
- the glnA gene encoding type I glutamate--ammonia ligase, with translation MFKTADDVLKFIKDEDIKFVDIRFTDLPGVQQHFNVPAKSVDADFFVNGQLFDGSSIRGFQGIAESDMQLIPDVTTAFVDAFRMEKTLALNFSIVNPRTGDPYHRDPRGVAEKAEAYLASTGIADTAFFAPEAEFFVFDNVQYQSSPQGSFYKIDSEEAHWNTGREEEGGNLGYKTPVKGGYFPVSPTDKQADLRDAMCIALDEAGLEVERSHHEVGSAGQAEINYKFTTLTHAADDLQKFKYVIKNTADAWGKSVTFMPKPVFGDNGSGMHCHQSLWTNGEPLFYDEKGYAGLSDMARWYIGGLLKHSSAVLAFTNPTVNSYRRLVKGFEAPVNMVYSQGNRSAGIRIPITGSNPKAKRIEFRAPDPSSNPYLAFAAQLMAGIDGIRNRIEPPAPIDKDLYELPAEEAKDIPKAPGTLEEALDALAEDNEFLQAGGVFTQDLIDTWIEYKYENEIRPLSLRPNPYEFELYYGV, from the coding sequence ATGTTCAAGACTGCGGACGACGTCCTCAAGTTCATCAAAGACGAAGACATTAAATTCGTCGATATCCGCTTCACCGACCTCCCTGGCGTTCAGCAGCACTTCAACGTGCCCGCCAAGAGCGTGGACGCGGACTTCTTCGTCAACGGCCAACTCTTTGACGGATCATCGATCCGCGGCTTCCAGGGCATTGCCGAGTCTGACATGCAGCTCATCCCGGACGTAACGACCGCGTTCGTCGACGCTTTCCGCATGGAAAAGACCCTCGCGCTGAACTTCTCCATCGTCAACCCGCGCACCGGCGACCCTTACCACCGCGACCCCCGCGGCGTGGCCGAGAAGGCCGAGGCCTACCTGGCGTCGACCGGCATCGCCGACACTGCGTTCTTCGCACCTGAGGCCGAGTTCTTCGTCTTTGACAACGTCCAGTACCAGTCCTCACCGCAGGGCAGCTTCTACAAGATCGACTCAGAAGAAGCACACTGGAACACCGGCCGTGAAGAAGAGGGCGGAAACCTCGGCTATAAGACCCCCGTCAAGGGCGGCTACTTCCCGGTCTCCCCCACAGACAAGCAGGCCGACCTCCGCGACGCAATGTGCATCGCCCTGGACGAGGCCGGCCTTGAGGTCGAACGCAGCCACCACGAAGTCGGTTCCGCCGGGCAGGCTGAGATCAACTACAAGTTCACCACCCTGACCCACGCCGCTGATGATCTGCAGAAGTTCAAGTACGTCATCAAGAACACCGCGGACGCCTGGGGCAAGTCTGTCACCTTTATGCCGAAGCCGGTCTTCGGCGACAACGGCTCCGGCATGCACTGCCACCAGTCCTTGTGGACCAACGGCGAGCCGCTGTTCTACGACGAGAAGGGCTACGCCGGGCTCTCCGACATGGCCCGCTGGTACATCGGTGGCCTGCTGAAGCACTCCTCGGCTGTTCTCGCGTTCACCAACCCGACGGTCAACTCCTACCGCCGCCTGGTCAAGGGCTTCGAAGCGCCGGTCAACATGGTCTACTCGCAGGGCAACCGCTCCGCCGGTATCCGTATCCCGATCACCGGTTCCAACCCGAAGGCCAAGCGCATCGAATTCCGCGCTCCGGACCCCTCCTCCAACCCGTACCTGGCGTTCGCTGCCCAGCTGATGGCCGGCATCGACGGCATCCGCAACCGCATCGAACCGCCGGCTCCGATCGACAAGGACCTCTACGAGCTCCCCGCCGAGGAAGCCAAGGACATCCCCAAGGCTCCCGGAACGCTCGAAGAAGCCCTCGATGCACTGGCCGAGGACAACGAGTTCCTGCAGGCAGGCGGCGTCTTCACCCAGGACCTGATCGACACCTGGATCGAATACAAGTACGAGAACGAAATCCGCCCGCTCTCGCTGCGCCCGAACCCGTACGAGTTCGAGCTGTACTACGGCGTCTAG